GCATTCTTTCATGTAGGTGTATTATGGATGGAAAATACCAACAAGCTATGGGAATCGCAATTGAATGTCGAAGACTGGATAAACTTGAGGAAGCAATTACTAGGAGTGATAATGTGCATTGGACTTTGTCGTACTGCATTAATGTCTCGCATTCTTTTGTTAATCGTAGAGAATATCGGCGTGAGGTGCGGAACGTTCAGTGGTCTCAGATTATGTTCTCTTACCTATTATTTAAGCTTTATCTTGTTGTGTCCTCAAGTTGAATCAATTTGAGCATATGTCATAGACCCTGTAAAATAGCCATATGTCAAATGATTATCAAATACATTTTGCCATTTTAGTCGCTTTATTTTGTGGGGTGGATAATTGGTGGATAGTTTCTGTACCAtgttatcttatttgatttaaaatgtGTTATTATTCCTAATGTCTTCCATCAAGTATCATAgttgattatttatttcttgaattatgatgaattaagaattttaaagtaattatcCATGTCAATTTCACTACAAATAGTCACAGCAAccacaatattttttttaattaaataatgtttcTTAAAGCTTTACATTCACACTTGTGAGTTCCTCTTCATgtcaatctttttattttaatttgttcatgATTTGCTGTGAACATCTCTAATGCGTTACTTGGGGTCTTGGGTGTGTTGCAATTTATTCCTTTGCTTCACGTGTTCTAGCAGTTGCCAAAAGCATACCTTGCTTGGTTGAAGTTTAGTTTGAACTGAATGCTCAAAGGAGAGTTATTTATGAATGAAACTTGTGGTTGTATTTTCTTGAATGTTTTAAGACAATTCCTTGATTCTTCTGCAGGTGCTTCGTCTTCTTGTTAAAGTATACCAAAAGTTGCCTTCTCCAGATTATTTGAGTATCTGTCAGTGTCTCATGTTCTTGGATGAACCTGAAGGTGTTGTGAGCATATTGGAAAAGCTTCTCCATTCCAAAAATAAGGATGATGCTTTATTGGCATTTCAAGTAGCCTTTGACCTTGTAGAAAATGAACATCAAGCCTTTCTCTTGAATGTGAGAGATCACCTTCCTGTACCCAAATCTCTACCTTCAGAGTCTAATGAATCAGCTCCTGCTCAAAATGAAAATACTTCTGCTGCAGAGGATGTTCAAATGACAGATGGAACTTCTGCTTCTAATACGAATGTGCGGGAAACGGATCCATCAGAAGTAATTTATGCAGAGAGACTGAACAAAATCAGGGGAATTTTGTCTGGAGAGACATCAATACAGTTGACTCTGCAATTCTTATACAGTCATAACAAGTGAGCCCATTTGTACCTTCACCATATCGGATTTCCATTGGAAATATttttatagaattaatttgtataaaaatgttACAAGGAATTTACTTATGGTTGTGTTTGTGTATAGGTCGGATCTTTTGATTCTAAAGACAATAAAGCAGTCGGTCGAGATGAGAAATAGTGTTTGTCACAGTGCAACAATTTATGCAAATGCAATTATGCATGCTGGAACAACTGTGGATACGTTTCTCAGGGAGAATCTGGTACAATAGGTTTTGCTACTTTCCTTTGTTCATGTCAATGATGTGCCACacttatttattcatattaaactTATGTTGCTGATTCATGCCAATTTTCAGGACTGGTTGAGCAGAGCCACTAACTGGGCTAAATTTAGTGCAACTGCGGGGTTAGGTGTTATTCACAGAGGCCATCTGCAGCAGGGAAGGTCACTGATGGGACCTTACTTGCCCCAGGGTGGGGCTGGTGGTGGTGGCAGTCCATACTCAGAAGGTGGTGCTCTTTATGCTTTGGGTCTCATTCATGCCAACCATGGTGAGGGCATTAAACAGTTCCTTCGTGATAGCCTACGCAGATCTAATGTGGAGGTACTAAATTTTCTATTCTATGGGATCTAATTTTTCTATGGAGCCCACAAGGCTCACTTACTTAGAAGAATCATAAATTGGAAACTTTTCCAGGTTATTCAACATGGTGCCTGCTTAGGTCTTGGCTTGGCAGCTCTAGGAACTGCTGATGAAGACATTTACGATGATATAAAAAACGTGCTTTATACTGACAGTGCTGTTGCTGGTGAAGCTGCTGGCATCAGTATGGGTCTGCTCATGGTTGGAACTGCCAGTGAGAAGGCAGGCGAGATGCTTGCTTATGCACATGAGACACAGCATGAGAAGATCATTAGGTAAGTCATGTTTGCAATATCAGCTTTGGCTGAAGCTTAACTATGGCATCTACTCATTGGTCATCTGATTACACTACAGGGGGTTAGCTTTGGGCATTGCCCTTACAGTGTATGGAAGGGAAGAAGAAGCAGACACATTAATTGAACAGATGACTCGTGACCAAGATCCCATACTGCGCTATGGAGGTATGTACGCTCTGGCATTGGCCTACAGTGGAACAGCTAACAACAAGGCCATTCGGCAGCTGCTACACTTTGCAGTGTCAGATGTGAGTGATGATGTTAGGAGGACTGCTGTTCTAGCACTTGGGTTTGTCTTGTACTCTGAGCCAGAGCAGGTCTGTAATTTCTTatctattcaatttttataacctttttaattgtattataagCTTATgtagatattaataataacatagaTTCCTGCTTATTTTgcatttatatgtatttgtgtattgtaattatttttttgtatgtgCCTTGGCTTTTTTCGTCTATATATGTGTGGGTGTGTGATGAGTGGGTGGAACTGAAGGGGTAAAATATTTGTTGTATCTCACTGTACTTGTCAAATTGCAGACTCCTCGAATTGTCTCTCTGCTATCTGAGTCATACAATCCACATGTCCGATATGGTGCAGCTCTTGCTGTAGGCATTTCCTGTGCGGGTACTGGCATGAGTGAGGCTATATCATTGCTAGAGCCTCTGACATCAGATGTTGTTGACTTTGTTCGCCAAGGTGCGCTCATTGCCATGGCTATGGTGATGGTTCAGATTAATGAAGCCAATGATTCTCGTGTTGGAACCTTCAGGTATTGTTGTCTTATTGTGCTTTGCACTTATATGGAACCTATTTAAGTTCATATTGCTTATATGTTACTTTTTCTTAGGCGTcaattggaaaaaataattcTTGATAAGCATGAAGATACCATGAGCAAAATGGGAGCAATCTTGGCCTCAGGAATTCTTGATGCTGGTGGAAGGAATGTGACCATTAAATTGCTTTCTAAGACAAAACATGACAAAATTACTGCAGTTGTTGGTCTTGCTGTATTCAGCCAGTTTTGGTATTGGTATCCCCTTATATATTTCATCAGCTTGTCATTCTCACCAACGGCTCTTATTGGACTCAACTATGACTTGAAAGTTCCCAAGTTTGAATTCTTATCACATGCAAAACCTTCCTTGTTTGAGTA
Above is a genomic segment from Mangifera indica cultivar Alphonso chromosome 3, CATAS_Mindica_2.1, whole genome shotgun sequence containing:
- the LOC123211407 gene encoding 26S proteasome non-ATPase regulatory subunit 1 homolog A-like; the encoded protein is MAATMVSSAGGLLAMLNESHPSLKLHALSNLNSFVDQFWPEISTSVPIIESLYEDEEFDQHQRQLAALLVSKVFYYLGELNDSLSYALGAGSLFDVSEDSDYVHTLLAKAIDEYASIKSKAAEANEEAANVDPRLEAIVERMLDKCIMDGKYQQAMGIAIECRRLDKLEEAITRSDNVHWTLSYCINVSHSFVNRREYRREVLRLLVKVYQKLPSPDYLSICQCLMFLDEPEGVVSILEKLLHSKNKDDALLAFQVAFDLVENEHQAFLLNVRDHLPVPKSLPSESNESAPAQNENTSAAEDVQMTDGTSASNTNVRETDPSEVIYAERLNKIRGILSGETSIQLTLQFLYSHNKSDLLILKTIKQSVEMRNSVCHSATIYANAIMHAGTTVDTFLRENLDWLSRATNWAKFSATAGLGVIHRGHLQQGRSLMGPYLPQGGAGGGGSPYSEGGALYALGLIHANHGEGIKQFLRDSLRRSNVEVIQHGACLGLGLAALGTADEDIYDDIKNVLYTDSAVAGEAAGISMGLLMVGTASEKAGEMLAYAHETQHEKIIRGLALGIALTVYGREEEADTLIEQMTRDQDPILRYGGMYALALAYSGTANNKAIRQLLHFAVSDVSDDVRRTAVLALGFVLYSEPEQTPRIVSLLSESYNPHVRYGAALAVGISCAGTGMSEAISLLEPLTSDVVDFVRQGALIAMAMVMVQINEANDSRVGTFRRQLEKIILDKHEDTMSKMGAILASGILDAGGRNVTIKLLSKTKHDKITAVVGLAVFSQFWYWYPLIYFISLSFSPTALIGLNYDLKVPKFEFLSHAKPSLFEYPKPTTVPSTTSAVKLPTAVLSTSAKAKARAKKEAEQKEKANNEKTEAAGKGKSSSEKEGDSMQVDTPQEKKSEPEPCFELLTNPARVVPAQEKFIKFLEDSRYVPVKSAPSGFVLLKDLHPTEPEVLSLTDAPSPTQSPAGGSTTGQQGSASAMAVDEEPQPPAPFEYTS